In Diorhabda carinulata isolate Delta chromosome 6, icDioCari1.1, whole genome shotgun sequence, a single genomic region encodes these proteins:
- the LOC130895323 gene encoding uncharacterized protein LOC130895323, whose translation MPPKKSKLNNACTREARRKRVERAQQLPEQIETRNAAQRIRTAESRAQESQEQRDERLRQNITRTRAARERNIATVRVLDRQRQRISRSLTRASFVRLAFEYAPDINYSAHSKIAIGGMDKVCQYCQALKFRNEAAGMCCASGKVVLSPLPAPPEPLLSLLTGNSDDSKLFLRQVYHKIGSLMPMPDNNPKFLQIYFMGDCEERVTTRCLYNFIEQAEERAIVILLENFLEDHNQLIQLIKRVSPRLQNDNYQIVIKADKVPLGEHAGRFNAPTVDEVAVIMVGDPVDERSIKITRRDNTVSTISDLHRSYDALQYPLIFWQGQDEYHLNIKQYDPNTGDYRNKKVSSMNYYAHRIMVRQHQDNYILRYRQLFHQYIVDMYAKVESERLRFLRFNQAKLRSEEYIHLRDAVAGNIDGNLNPNDIGNAFILPSSYIGSPRNMQEYIQDAMTYVRHYGRPDLFITFTCNPNWEEIQTLLLPGQQAIHRHDLTARVFKQKLKSLIDFIVKYSIFGITRCWLYTIEWQKRGLPHAHILVWLKDRIRPEEIDQIISAEIPDPLIDQELFDIVTKHMIHGPCGAFNMTSPCMENGKCKKNFQKPHTNDTITDIDGYPMYRRRSTENGGHTFTMRLPNFPNQVEFDNQWVVPYSPLLSKTYKAHINVELCSSVKSIKYICKYVNKGSDLAIFEVQNINKNDEIARYQMGRYISSNEAIWHILSFPIHERDPAVQHLAIHLENGQRVYFTGENVLQRAFEAPKTTLTEFFTLCQKPDVFGQFAKTLVYGDVPRYFTWNKSSKKWEPRKQGKPHPSITGIFKAKTLGRLYTVHPKQRECFYLRLLLVNVPGPTSFEFLRTINGRVFNTYQDACRELQLLEDDNHWDLTLADAALTSTPNNIRQLFAIILTTCYPSQTQTLWEKYKNCMTEDILHRIRQTNQCQNIDYTPEMYNEALVLIEDLCVLISNLPLNHYGMPSPNRPATDLVNTDLQREKQYDHGSLATIIMNSEPLLTAEQKIIYDRIMLAVAAEQGGFFSWMHPVEPVRHF comes from the exons atgccaccgaaaaaatctaaactgaATAACGCGTGCACCAGAGAGGCACGACGCAAACGTGTTGAAAGAGCTCAGCAATTACCAGAACAAATCGAAACAAGAAATGCAGCTCAAAGAATCAGGACTGCAGAAAGTCGTGCACAAGAATCTCAAGAACAGCGTGACGAACGTCTGCGACAGAATATTACGAGAACAAGAGCGGCACGAGAACGAAACATAGCTACAGTACGAGTACTAGATCGACAAAGGCAACGGATCAGCCGCTCATTAACACGTGCATCATTCGTTCGGCTTGCCTTTGAATATGCACCAGATATTAACTACTCAGCGCATTCAAAAATTGCTATCGGTGGAATGGATAAAGTATGTCAATATTGTCAGGCATTGAAATTTCGGAATGAAGCAGCCGGCATGTGCTGCGCATCAGGAAAAGTTGTGCTGTCACCTCTACCCGCTCCGCCGGAGCCTTTATTATCCCTTCTTACTGGCAATTCAGatgattccaaattatttttgc gccaGGTGTACCATAAAATCGGATCACTGATGCCAATGCCTGATAACAATccgaaatttcttcaaatttattttatgggcgATTGTGAAGAGCGCGTGACGACTCGGTGcctgtataattttattgaacaagCAGAGGAAAGAGCAATTgtgatattattggaaaattttttagaagatCACAATCAACTAATTCAATTGATCAAAAGAGTTTCGCCACGACTGCAAAATGACAATTATCAAATCGTCATTAAAGCCGACAAAGTACCATTAGGTGAACATGCTGGTAGATTCAACGCTCCAACTGTTGATGAGGTTGCTGTTATCATGGTTGGTGATCCAGTTGACGAAAGATCTATAAAAATTACACGGCGAGACAACACTGTCAGTACGATTTCGGATCTACACCGTTCATATGATGCACTACAATATCCATTAATATTTTGGCAAGGACAAGATGAATATCACCTCAATATCAAACAGTATGATCCAAATACCG gtgattacagaaataaaaaagttagctcAATGAACTACTACGCACACCGAATAATGGTTAGACAACATCAAGACAATTATATCCTTCGATATCGTCAGCTGTTCCATCAATACATTGTTGATATGTATGCTAAGGTCGAAAGCGAACGCTTGCGATTCCTTCGATTCAACCAGGCGAAACTACGATCGGAAGAATATATTCACTTACGAGATGCTGTTGCTGGAAACATCGATGGAAATTTAAATCCCAATGACATCGGTAATGCTTTCATTTTACCTTCAAGCTACATCGGCAGCCCACGGAACATGCAGGAATACATACAAGATGCGATGACTTACGTACGTCATTACGGCCGAccggatttatttattacattcacATGTAATCCGAATTGGGAAGAGATACAAACTTTACTATTGCCAGGACAACAAGCCATTCATCGTCATGATTTAACTGCACGggtgtttaaacaaaaattgaaatccttaattgattttattgttaaatattcaatttttggtatcaCACGTTGTTGGCTGTATACGATAGAGTGGCAAAAGCGAGGTTTGCCTCATGCCCACATTTTGGTTTGGCTTAAAGATAGAATCCGTCCTGAAGAAATCGATCAAATAATTTCAGCCGAAATTCCAGACCCATTAATTGatcaagaattatttgatattgtcaCCAAACACATGATCCATGGGCCATGCGGTGCTTTCAACATGACGTCACCGTgcatggaaaatggaaaatgtaaaaaaaacttccaaaagCCGCATACGAATGACACGATCACGGATATTGATGGTTATCCAATGTATCGCCGCAGAAGTACTGAGAATGGTGGCCACACATTTACAATGCGACTGCCGAACTTTCCAAATCAAGTTGAGTTTGATAATCAGTGGGTGGTACCATACTCACCACTACTTTCAAAAACTTACAAAGCTCATATCAATGTTGAGCTTTGCAGTTCTGTTAAATCAATTaagtatatttgtaaatatgtaaacaaaGGCAGTGATTTGGCCATATTTGAAgtacaaaacataaataaaaatgacgaAATAGCACGATACCAAATGGGCAGATACATTAGCAGCAATGAAGCTATTTGGCATATTCTCAGCTTTCCCATCCACGAAAGAGATCCTGCTGTCCAACATCTGGCAATACATCTTGAAAACGGTCAACGTGTATACTTTACTGGAGAAAATGTTCTCCAAAGAGCGTTCGAAGCTCCGAAAACGACTCtaactgaattttttacattgtgtCAAAAACCTGATGTTTTTGGCCAATTCGCGAAGACATTGGTGTATGGTGATGTTCCACGTTACTTCACATGGAACAAATCCAGTAAAAAATGGGAGCCAcggaaacaaggaaaaccaCATCCTTCCATTACAGGCATATTCAAAGCTAAGACATTGGGGAGACTTTACACGGTACATCCAAAGCAACGTGAGTGCTTCTATTTACGTTTGTTATTGGTGAATGTTCCCGGACCAACgtcttttgaatttttacgaACAATTAATGGTCGAGTATTCAATACATACCAGGATGCATGTCGTGAACTGCAATTGCTAGAAGACGATAACCATTGGGACTTAACGCTTGCTGATGCTGCGTTGACATCAACACCGAATAACATTCGTCAGTTGTTTGCAATTATTTTGACGACATGTTATCCCTCGCAAACACAAACTTTgtgggaaaaatataaaaattgtatgacaGAAGACATCTTGCACCGAATTAGACAAACAAATCAATGCCAAAACATAGATTATACACCAGAGATGTACAATGAAGCATTGGTCTTGATCGAGGATTTATGtgttcttatttcaaatttaccacTTAATCATTATGGTATGCCATCACCTAATCGTCCAGCCACCGACTTAGTCAATACCGATTTACAACGAGAAAAGCAATATGACCATGGAAGTTTAGCAACAATTATCATGAACAGTGAACCATTACTGACagcagaacaaaaaattatttatgatcgGATTATGCTGGCTGTTGCTGCTGAACAAGGCGGTTTTTTTTCTTGGATGCACCCGGTGGAACCGGtaagacatttttaa